TATGCTCCACATTGAATGCGTGTCTTGGGCGGCAAGTCGTTGAACGTTCTGGCGTGCCTCCTATTCGTGTGTTCATTGTGCGCCGCACAGGACCGTTCGCCAGCCGCTGCTTGCCCCCTAAAACCCACGGTCGCGGGCACGAATGTCCCATTCCACAGCGGAGAGCACATCGTTGTGTGGTTCGAGAATCACGGCGACAAGAACGTCTCCCGAACCCTGCTTCAGCTCACGATGATCGACGCATTCGGCCAACGGCATCCGGCTTTGAAGGCCTACATTGTCGATTCCCAGGTGAAACCTAGCGAGGCCGGGCTGATGATGGAATCTTCACTGTCCGAAGCGCAGCACCTCGGCCCGCAATGGAGATCAGTGCGCGGACTCGAAGTCCAGGTGACCGATATCACATTCGCCGATGGGAGCCAGTGGCACGCGGCTGGTTCAATTCCCTGCAGCGGAACCTTCTATAACGCGGCTTACGAACACGATATGCGCGCCTGGAACGCCGCACTTCGAACAGATTGGAACCGCCGACATCCTGAAGATCCAATGCCAGAGCCCGCACTAGCGGCCTGGCTGCTTCCACGCAGCGAGGGCTGGTAATGAAGCACAGCCGTCGCATCTTCCGCAGAGTGGTTCGCCTCGTGGCTGCCTACGTTCGCTGGCCGGGAACGAGCAATTGCCGCGGAAGCAAAGCCTTCTAAAGCGGTTTCGAGTTTCGGGTTTCAAGTTTCGGCATAGGCAGTCCTCAGCAGAGATGTTGGCAACTGGCTTTGCCGAAACCTGAAACCGTCTAACTGGCTTTGCCGAAACTTGAATCAAAACTTGAAACTACCTTATTGCGTCTTCACTCCCGCCTTCCGAATGTAAATATTGCCGTTGAAGTTCCTGAATTGGATTTCCTGCCCACCGCCGTTAATGGTTCCGCGTACCGTCTTGTCGATCTTCACGTGGTAACGTCCATCCTGGCTGCGACTATCTTCGGCTACTTGCTGCGGAGCGCGCGCTGCCATAGCTACGTCGAAATCGCTAAAGACATCGCCACGATCGGAGCTAATGACGAGATTCGCTTTCAGATCAGCCGGAAAGGTCACGTCGATGTCACCGTTCAGTGAGCTAAAGGCCATCGGTTTGCTCGGATTTACCCGATTAAACGTGACCAGCACTTTGCCGTTGAGTGCATGGGCAACCACCGTGCCCGATACTCCGGTGAGCGTGACTGACCCGTTTACGTCGTTCACGTCGAGCTCCCCATCAACATTTGAGACTGAGATGTCGCCATCGTTCACCGTATGCAGGCTCAGCGATGTGTGCACCGGAACGGTGATGGTGAGATCGATCGTGCGCTGCGTCGAGGCGGCTCCGATGTCCACGCGATTACTCTCTTCTTCGACTTCGAGTCCGGTGCTGTTAATGGGAATGCGATGCATACCCGCCGCGCCGCCTTCCCGGTCGCGATCGTCGTCGCCGGACCGAGCCTTGGCTTCTACGATGACTTCTTTGCCTTCGTAGCTCTTCACGGCGATGCTGCCGTTGAGCAGGTGTGCTTTCACAAACGCCGGGCGCGCCGGATCGCTCAGAGGCACCGCCACTCGGTCGCCGCTGCCAACTGCTGCCGCGCTGGCCGGCGGAGCCGAAAGAACTGCAATGGTTATGAATGAAAGAGTGAATGTAAGTTTCTTAATCATGACGCTCACGAATATGAATATCTCCGTTTAAGGTTTCGACTTTGATTTCCGGTCCGCCGGCGGCAACGCGCCCGCCGGTGTAACGGTCTGCGTGGAAAACAAACTTTGTGCCCTGCTTCTCCTCGATGGGCTGACGCGGCGGCAATGAAGACATCTGAAAATCGGTGAACACGTCGCCATTGAAAGTCTTGAATCGCAAATCAGCCGAGAGCTTGGGAAGGAAGTAAAGATCGACATCGCCGTTTAACGTGGCGAAGGACGAGTCGGTGCGGGGATTGTCCCGAAATAGGACTTTCAATTCTCCGTTTACCGTCTTTGCCGTGCCGGAACCGGCAACGTTGGTCATCTCAATCGAGCCATTTACGTTGTGAACTGAGTATTGGCCGCTCAC
The sequence above is a segment of the Terriglobales bacterium genome. Coding sequences within it:
- a CDS encoding DUF4097 family beta strand repeat-containing protein: MIKKLTFTLSFITIAVLSAPPASAAAVGSGDRVAVPLSDPARPAFVKAHLLNGSIAVKSYEGKEVIVEAKARSGDDDRDREGGAAGMHRIPINSTGLEVEEESNRVDIGAASTQRTIDLTITVPVHTSLSLHTVNDGDISVSNVDGELDVNDVNGSVTLTGVSGTVVAHALNGKVLVTFNRVNPSKPMAFSSLNGDIDVTFPADLKANLVISSDRGDVFSDFDVAMAARAPQQVAEDSRSQDGRYHVKIDKTVRGTINGGGQEIQFRNFNGNIYIRKAGVKTQ